A genome region from Vulpes lagopus strain Blue_001 chromosome 7, ASM1834538v1, whole genome shotgun sequence includes the following:
- the LSMEM2 gene encoding leucine-rich single-pass membrane protein 2 isoform X2, with protein sequence MPEETEDTMALTQSPRSKAPPAPNHIEEVRLHQVESISDLHSGGSLHPYLAEQVQPWDELLGILPPSLCAQAGCSPVQGRGGFLLLLALLVLTCLALAILAVYLSVLQSESLRMLAHTLRTQEETLLKLRLASLSQLRRLNSTEAQAPS encoded by the exons ATGCCTGAGGAGACAGAAG ACACCATGGCACTGACGCAGAGTCCAAGGAGCAAGGCGCCACCGGCCCCCAACCACATAGAGGAGGTGCGCCTGCACCAGGTGGAATCCATCAGCGACCTACACAGCGGAG GTTCGCTGCACCCCTATCTGGCCGAGCAGGTGCAGCCGTGGGATGAGCTACTGGGCATCTTGCCACCATCGCTGTGTGCCCAGGCTGGCTGCAGTCCTGTGCAAGGCCGGGGAGGCTTCTTGTTGCTGCTGGCATTGCTGGTGCTCACCTGCCTGGCGCTCGCCATCCTGGCTGTTTATCTGAGCG TGCTGCAGAGTGAATCTCTCCGCATGCTGGCACACACACTTCGCACTCAGGAGGAGACGCTACTCAAACTCCGGCTCGCCAGCCTCAGCCAGCTGCGGAGGCTCAACTCCACTGAGGCCCAAGCACCCAGCTGA
- the LSMEM2 gene encoding leucine-rich single-pass membrane protein 2 isoform X1 yields the protein MPEETEADTMALTQSPRSKAPPAPNHIEEVRLHQVESISDLHSGGSLHPYLAEQVQPWDELLGILPPSLCAQAGCSPVQGRGGFLLLLALLVLTCLALAILAVYLSVLQSESLRMLAHTLRTQEETLLKLRLASLSQLRRLNSTEAQAPS from the exons ATGCCTGAGGAGACAGAAG CAGACACCATGGCACTGACGCAGAGTCCAAGGAGCAAGGCGCCACCGGCCCCCAACCACATAGAGGAGGTGCGCCTGCACCAGGTGGAATCCATCAGCGACCTACACAGCGGAG GTTCGCTGCACCCCTATCTGGCCGAGCAGGTGCAGCCGTGGGATGAGCTACTGGGCATCTTGCCACCATCGCTGTGTGCCCAGGCTGGCTGCAGTCCTGTGCAAGGCCGGGGAGGCTTCTTGTTGCTGCTGGCATTGCTGGTGCTCACCTGCCTGGCGCTCGCCATCCTGGCTGTTTATCTGAGCG TGCTGCAGAGTGAATCTCTCCGCATGCTGGCACACACACTTCGCACTCAGGAGGAGACGCTACTCAAACTCCGGCTCGCCAGCCTCAGCCAGCTGCGGAGGCTCAACTCCACTGAGGCCCAAGCACCCAGCTGA
- the IFRD2 gene encoding interferon-related developmental regulator 2, producing the protein MPRARKGSAPRKGGQRRGAGARSSTQADSGSSEDEAVSEARSTTSECPSLLSTTAEDSLGGDAVDEQGQQEDLEEKLKEYVDCLTDKSAKTRQGALESLRLALASRLLPDFLLERRLTLADALEKCLKKGKGEEQALAAAVLGLLCVQLGPGPKGEELFHSLQPLLVSVLSDGTASPAARLHCASALGLGCYVAAADVQDLVSCLNCLEGVFSRSCGTGGSTAPVVPTSLHGLLCAALQAWALLLTVCPSTHISHILDRQLPRLPQLLSSESVNLRIAAGETIALLFELARDLEEDFIYEDMEALCGTLRTLATDSNKYRAKADRRRQRSTFRAVLHFVEGGECEEESVRFGLEVLYVDSWARRRIYAAFKDVLGSGLHHHLQNNELLRDIFGLGPVLVLDATALKACKISRFEKHLYNAAAFKARTKARSRVRDKRADIL; encoded by the exons ATGCCGCGCGCACGTAAGGGTAGCGCGCCCCGCAAGGGCGGCCAGCGCCGCGGAGCGG GTGCCCGGAGCAGTACCCAAGCGGACTCAGGTTCCAGTGAGGATGAGGCCGTCAGTGAGGCCCGTAGCACCACCAGTGAATGCCCCAGCCTTCTTAGCACCACAGCAGAGGACAGCCTCG GGGGGGATGCCGTGGATGAGCAGGGCCAGCAGGAGGACCTTGAGGAGAAGTTGAAGGAGTATGTGGACTGCCTCACAGACAAGAG TGCCAAGACCCGGCAGGGTGCTCTTGAGAGCCTTCGCCTGGCCCTGGCATCCCGCTTACTCCCCGACTTCTTGCTGGAGCGCCGCCTCACGCTGGCCGATGCCTTGGAAAAGTGCCTCAAGAAAG GGAAGGGCGAGGAACAGGCACTGGCCGCTGCCGTGCTAGGCCTGCTCTGTGTGCAGCTGGGCCCGGGTCCCAAGGGCGAGGAGCTCTTTCACAGCCTGCAGCCCCTcctggtctctgtgctcagtgatgGCACAGCTAGCCCTGCCGCCCGGCTCCAT TGCGCTTCTGCTCTTGGCTTGGGGTGCTATGTGGCTGCTGCCGATGTCCAG GACCTGGTGTCTTGCCTCAACTGCTTGGAAGGTGTTTTCAGCCGGTCGTGTGGTACGGGTGGCTCCACAGCCCCTGTGGTCCCCACCAGCCTGCACGGCCTGCTCTGTGCTGCCCTGCAAGCCTGGGCATTGCTCCTCACCGTCTGCCCCAGCACCCACATCAGCCACATCCTGGACAG gcaGCTGCCCCGGCTGCCCCAGCTCTTGTCCAGCGAAAGCGTGAACCTGCGAATCGCTGCCGGCGAGACCATCGCACTGCTCTTTGAGCTTGCCCGGGACCTTGAG gaggattttatttatgaggaCATGGAGGCCCTCTGTGGCACCCTGCGGACCCTGGCCACTGACAGCAACAAATACCGTGCCAAGGCCGACCGCCGGCGGCAGCGCTCTACCTTCCGCGCCGTGCTGCACTTCGTTGAG GGTGGTGAGTGTGAGGAAGAGTCGGTACGCTTCGGTCTCGAGGTGCTCTATGTAGACAGCTGGGCTCGGCGCCGCATCTACGCCGCCTTCAAGGACGTGCTGGGATCAGGCTTGCACCACCACCTCCAG AACAATGAGCTACTCCGTGACATCTTTGGCCTGGGCCCTGTGCTGGTGCTGGATGCCACTGCCCTGAAGGCCTGCAAGATCTCACGTTTTGAGAAG CACTTATACAACGCGGCTGCCTTCAAAGCCCGAACCAAGGCGCGCAGCCGTGTGCGGGACAAGCGGGCAGACATCCTCTGA
- the HYAL3 gene encoding hyaluronidase-3 isoform X1, whose amino-acid sequence MIMRLGLALVLGVALCLGFDQLPLWAPERPFSVLWNIPSAHCKTRFGVHLPLEALGITANRGQRFRGQNITIFYKNQLGLYPYLGPRGITHNGGIPQVVPLDRHLARAAYQIHRSLGRGFTGLAVLDWEEWSPLWAGNWGRRRAYQAASWAWAQRVFPHLDPQEQFHKARAGFERAARALMEDTLRLGQALQPHGFWGFYRFPACSNGWHGTATNYTGHCHPAALARNTQLHWLWAASSALFPSIYLPPRLPPTHHQAFVRYRLEEAFRVAFIGHPHPLPVLAYARLTYRSTGRFLSQDDLVQTIGVSAALGAAGVVLWGDLSFSSSEEKCWHLRDYLVDTLGPYVINVTRAAIACSHQQCHGHGRCAWQDGGQLEAFLHLQPDGSPGAWESFSCRCYPGWAGPTCQEPRPAARPE is encoded by the exons ATGATCATGCGGCTGGGCCTGGCCCTGGTGCTTGGAGTGGCCCTGTGCCTGGGGTTTGACCAGCTCCCCCTGTGGGCTCCTGAACGCCCCTTCTCTGTGCTGTGGAACATACCCTCAGCACACTGTAAGACCCGCTTTGGTGTGCACCTGCCACTAGAGGCCCTGGGCATCACAGCCAACCGTGGCCAGCGTTTCCGTGGCCAGAACATCACCATCTTCTACAAGAACCAGCTCGGCCTCTATCCCTACCTTGGACCCAGGGGCATAACTCACAATGGGGGCATCCCCCAGGTTGTCCCTCTTGACCGCCACCTGGCCCGGGCTGCCTACCAGATCCATCGAAGCCTAGGTCGTGGCTTCACTGGCTTGGCAGTGCTAGACTGGGAGGAATGGAGCCCACTTTGGGCTGGGAACTGGGGCCGCCGCCGAGCCTATCAGGCAGCCTCTTGGGCTTGGGCACAACGGGTATTCCCCCACCTGGACCCCCAGGAGCAGTTCCACAAGGCCCGTGCTGGCTTTGAACGGGCAGCCCGTGCCCTGATGGAGGACACACTGAGGCTGGGCCAGGCACTGCAGCCCCATGGGTTCTGGGGCTTCTATCGCTTCCCAGCCTGTAGCAATGGCTGGCATGGTACTGCTACCAATTATACAGGGCACTGCCACCCAGCTGCTCTCGCCCGCAACACCCAACTTCATTGGCTCTGGGCTGCCTCCAGCGCCCTCTTCCCTAGCATCTACctcccacccaggctgccacctACTCACCACCAGGCATTTGTCCGATACCGCCTGGAGGAGGCCTTCCGTGTGGCTTTCATTGGGCACCCACATCCCCTGCCTGTCCTAGCCTATGCCCGCCTCACATATCGGAGCACTGGGAGGTTCCTGTCCCAG GATGACCTTGTGCAGACCATTGGTGTGAGTGCAGCACTAGGGGCAGCCGGCGTGGTGCTCTGGGGGGACCTGAGCTTCTCCAGCTCTGAG gAGAAGTGCTGGCATCTCCGTGACTACCTAGTGGACACCCTGGGCCCCTATGTAATCAACGTGACCAGGGCAGCCATAGCCTGCAGTCACCAGCAGTGCCATGGCCATGGGCGCTGTGCCTGGCAAGATGGAGGACAGCTGGAAGCCTTTCTGCACCTGCAGCCAGATGGCAGCCCTGGAGCCTGGGAGTCCTTTAGTTGCCGATGTTATCCGGGCTGGGCTGGCCCTACCTGCCAGGAGCCCAGGCCTGCAGCTAGGCCTGAATAA
- the HYAL3 gene encoding hyaluronidase-3 isoform X2 has product MIMRLGLALVLGVALCLGFDQLPLWAPERPFSVLWNIPSAHCKTRFGVHLPLEALGITANRGQRFRGQNITIFYKNQLGLYPYLGPRGITHNGGIPQVVPLDRHLARAAYQIHRSLGRGFTGLAVLDWEEWSPLWAGNWGRRRAYQAASWAWAQRVFPHLDPQEQFHKARAGFERAARALMEDTLRLGQALQPHGFWGFYRFPACSNGWHGTATNYTGHCHPAALARNTQLHWLWAASSALFPSIYLPPRLPPTHHQAFVRYRLEEAFRVAFIGHPHPLPVLAYARLTYRSTGRFLSQEKCWHLRDYLVDTLGPYVINVTRAAIACSHQQCHGHGRCAWQDGGQLEAFLHLQPDGSPGAWESFSCRCYPGWAGPTCQEPRPAARPE; this is encoded by the exons ATGATCATGCGGCTGGGCCTGGCCCTGGTGCTTGGAGTGGCCCTGTGCCTGGGGTTTGACCAGCTCCCCCTGTGGGCTCCTGAACGCCCCTTCTCTGTGCTGTGGAACATACCCTCAGCACACTGTAAGACCCGCTTTGGTGTGCACCTGCCACTAGAGGCCCTGGGCATCACAGCCAACCGTGGCCAGCGTTTCCGTGGCCAGAACATCACCATCTTCTACAAGAACCAGCTCGGCCTCTATCCCTACCTTGGACCCAGGGGCATAACTCACAATGGGGGCATCCCCCAGGTTGTCCCTCTTGACCGCCACCTGGCCCGGGCTGCCTACCAGATCCATCGAAGCCTAGGTCGTGGCTTCACTGGCTTGGCAGTGCTAGACTGGGAGGAATGGAGCCCACTTTGGGCTGGGAACTGGGGCCGCCGCCGAGCCTATCAGGCAGCCTCTTGGGCTTGGGCACAACGGGTATTCCCCCACCTGGACCCCCAGGAGCAGTTCCACAAGGCCCGTGCTGGCTTTGAACGGGCAGCCCGTGCCCTGATGGAGGACACACTGAGGCTGGGCCAGGCACTGCAGCCCCATGGGTTCTGGGGCTTCTATCGCTTCCCAGCCTGTAGCAATGGCTGGCATGGTACTGCTACCAATTATACAGGGCACTGCCACCCAGCTGCTCTCGCCCGCAACACCCAACTTCATTGGCTCTGGGCTGCCTCCAGCGCCCTCTTCCCTAGCATCTACctcccacccaggctgccacctACTCACCACCAGGCATTTGTCCGATACCGCCTGGAGGAGGCCTTCCGTGTGGCTTTCATTGGGCACCCACATCCCCTGCCTGTCCTAGCCTATGCCCGCCTCACATATCGGAGCACTGGGAGGTTCCTGTCCCAG gAGAAGTGCTGGCATCTCCGTGACTACCTAGTGGACACCCTGGGCCCCTATGTAATCAACGTGACCAGGGCAGCCATAGCCTGCAGTCACCAGCAGTGCCATGGCCATGGGCGCTGTGCCTGGCAAGATGGAGGACAGCTGGAAGCCTTTCTGCACCTGCAGCCAGATGGCAGCCCTGGAGCCTGGGAGTCCTTTAGTTGCCGATGTTATCCGGGCTGGGCTGGCCCTACCTGCCAGGAGCCCAGGCCTGCAGCTAGGCCTGAATAA
- the NAA80 gene encoding N-alpha-acetyltransferase 80 yields MTLSPGSTELTLEPAHQPEETPVPSLAELTLEPVHCRPELLDACADLINEQWPRSRASRLHSLGQSSDAFPLCLMLLSPRPTPEAAPIVVGHARLSRVLDRPQSLLVETVVVARALRGRGFGRRLMEGLEDFAQARGFRRLHLTTHDQLQFYAHLGYQLGEPVQGLVFTSRRLSATLLRAFPRAPSPRPPYKAPSVTAQTAPRAHKGPSLPPPPPLPEPLTSSLPPPAGLPPQSLLETQYQDLRGCPIFWMEKDI; encoded by the coding sequence ATGACCCTCAGTCCTGGCTCAACCGAGCTGACCCTGGAGCCCGCACACCAGCCAGAGGAGACCCCCGTCCCCAGCCTGGCTGAGCTGACCCTGGAGCCTGTGCACTGCCGACCTGAGCTCCTGGATGCCTGTGCCGACCTCATCAATGAGCAGTGGCCTCGCAGCCGTGCCTCCCGCCTGCACTCCTTGGGCCAGTCCTCAGAtgccttccccctctgcctgatGCTGCTGAGCCCCCGCCCCACACCCGAGGCAGCCCCCATTGTGGTGGGTCATGCCCGCTTGTCACGGGTGCTGGACCGGCCCCAGAGCCTCCTAGTGGAGACAGTGGTGGTGGCCCGGGCTTTGAGGGGCCGCGGCTTTGGTCGCCGCCTTATGGAAGGCCTGGAGGATTTTGCTCAGGCCCGGGGCTTCCGCCGGCTGCACCTCACCACCCACGACCAGCTGCAGTTCTATGCCCACCTGGGCTATCAGCTGGGTGAGCCTGTGCAGGGCCTAGTCTTCACTAGCCGACGACTATCTGCCACCCTGCTCAGGGCCTTTCCCAGAGCCCCCTCTCCACGGCCACCCTACAAGGCTCCTAGTGTAACTGCCCAAACTGCCCCAAGAGCCCACAAGGGGCCATCGttgccaccaccccctcccctgcctgagcCCTTGacctcctctctcccacctcccgCTGGGCTCCCTCCACAAAGCCTGTTGGAGACACAGTACCAGGATCTGAGAGGATGCCCCATATTCTGGATGGAAAAGGACATCTGA
- the HYAL1 gene encoding hyaluronidase-1 isoform X1 — protein MWRMRPFSPEWLARIPRGRDRKGSSVSQVSLDSSSAMAVHLLPTYALFLTLLGTAQGSRSSVVPNQPFTTIWNANTQWCLEKYGVDVDVSVFDVVANPGQTFRGPDMTIFYSYQLGTYPYYTSAGEPVFGGLPQNASLDTHLVRSFQDIQAAIPESDFSGLAVIDWEAWRPRWAFNWDSKDIYRQRSRALVRGQHPDWPATRVEAAARDQFQKAAQAWMAGTLKLGQALRPRGLWGFYGFPDCYNYDFLSPNYTGECPPGIGAQNDQLGWLWRQSRALYPSIYLPTELEGTGKGQMYVRHRVGEAFRVAEDVGDPYLPVLPYAQIFYDNTNRVLPLDELEHSLGESAAQGAAGVVLWVSWENTRTKESCQAIKEYVDTTLGPFILNVTSGVLLCSQALCSGHGRCVRRPSYPEALLFLNPTSFSIQLPPGGRPLTLQGALSREDRMRMAVEFQCHCYRGWKGVRCEQQGMR, from the exons ATGTGGAGGATGAGGCCCTTCAGCCCTGAG TGGCTGGCCAGGATTCCTAGGGGACGAGACAGGAAAGGATCCTCCGTCAGTCAG GTTTCCCTAGACTCATCCTCTGCCATGGCAGTCCATCTGCTTCCCACCTATGCCCTCTTCCTGACCTTGCTCGGCACGGCCCAAGGCTCCAGGAGCTCCGTGGTACCCAACCAGCCCTTCACCACCATCTGGAACGCAAACACCCAGTGGTGCCTGGAGAAATACGGCGTGGATGTGGATGTCAGTGTCTTCGATGTGGTGGCCAACCCAGGGCAGACCTTCCGTGGCCCCGACATGACCATTTTCTACAGCTACCAGCTGGGCACCTACCCATATTACACATCTGCTGGGGAGCCTGTGTTTGGTGGCCTGCCCCAGAATGCCAGCCTGGATACCCACCTGGTCCGCTCATTCCAGGATATTCAGGCTGCCATACCTGAGTCTGACTTCTCAGGACTGGCGGTCATCGACTGGGAGGCATGGCGCCCACGCTGGGCCTTCAACTGGGACAGCAAGGACATTTACCGGCAGCGCTCACGGGCACTGGTACGGGGGCAGCATCCGGACTGGCCAGCTACTCGGGTGGAGGCAGCAGCTCGGGACCAGTTCCAGAAAGCTGCACAGGCCTGGATGGCAGGCACCCTCAAGCTGGGCCAAGCACTGAGGCCTCGTGGCCTCTGGGGCTTCTATGGCTTCCCTGACTGCTATAACTATGATTTTCTAAGCCCCAACTATACAGGCGAGTGCCCACCAGGTATTGGTGCCCAGAATGACCAACTAGGATGGCTATGGCGCCAGAGCCGTGCCCTCTACCCCAGCATCTACTTGCCCACAGAGCTGGAGGGCACAGGGAAGGGACAGATGTATGTGCGGCACCGTGTAGGTGAGGCATTCCGTGTGGCTGAGGATGTTGGGGACCCCTATCTGCCAGTGCTGCCCTATGCTCAGATCTTCTATGACAACACGAACCGCGTTCTGCCCCTG GACGAACTGGAGCACAGCCTAGGGGAAAGTGCAGCCCAGGGGGCAGCAGGAGTGGTGCTCTGGGTAAGCTGGGAGAACACAAGAACCAAG GAATCATGCCAGGCCATCAAGGAGTATGTGGACACCACCCTGGGGCCCTTCATCCTCAACGTGACCAGTGGGGTTCTTCTGTGCAGTCAAGCCCTATGCTCAGGCCATGGTCGCTGTGTCAGGCGCCCTAGCTACCCTGAGGCCCTCCTCTTCCTCAACCCCACCAGTTTCTCCATCCAGCTCCCTCCTGGTGGCAGGCCCTTGACCCTACAAGGTGCCCTCTCCCGTGAGGATCGGATGAGGATGGCTGTGGAGTTTCAATGTCACTGCTATCGTGGCTGGAAGGGAGTGCGGTGTGAGCAGCAGGGCATGCGGTAA
- the HYAL1 gene encoding hyaluronidase-1 isoform X2 — protein sequence MWRMRPFSPEVSLDSSSAMAVHLLPTYALFLTLLGTAQGSRSSVVPNQPFTTIWNANTQWCLEKYGVDVDVSVFDVVANPGQTFRGPDMTIFYSYQLGTYPYYTSAGEPVFGGLPQNASLDTHLVRSFQDIQAAIPESDFSGLAVIDWEAWRPRWAFNWDSKDIYRQRSRALVRGQHPDWPATRVEAAARDQFQKAAQAWMAGTLKLGQALRPRGLWGFYGFPDCYNYDFLSPNYTGECPPGIGAQNDQLGWLWRQSRALYPSIYLPTELEGTGKGQMYVRHRVGEAFRVAEDVGDPYLPVLPYAQIFYDNTNRVLPLDELEHSLGESAAQGAAGVVLWVSWENTRTKESCQAIKEYVDTTLGPFILNVTSGVLLCSQALCSGHGRCVRRPSYPEALLFLNPTSFSIQLPPGGRPLTLQGALSREDRMRMAVEFQCHCYRGWKGVRCEQQGMR from the exons ATGTGGAGGATGAGGCCCTTCAGCCCTGAG GTTTCCCTAGACTCATCCTCTGCCATGGCAGTCCATCTGCTTCCCACCTATGCCCTCTTCCTGACCTTGCTCGGCACGGCCCAAGGCTCCAGGAGCTCCGTGGTACCCAACCAGCCCTTCACCACCATCTGGAACGCAAACACCCAGTGGTGCCTGGAGAAATACGGCGTGGATGTGGATGTCAGTGTCTTCGATGTGGTGGCCAACCCAGGGCAGACCTTCCGTGGCCCCGACATGACCATTTTCTACAGCTACCAGCTGGGCACCTACCCATATTACACATCTGCTGGGGAGCCTGTGTTTGGTGGCCTGCCCCAGAATGCCAGCCTGGATACCCACCTGGTCCGCTCATTCCAGGATATTCAGGCTGCCATACCTGAGTCTGACTTCTCAGGACTGGCGGTCATCGACTGGGAGGCATGGCGCCCACGCTGGGCCTTCAACTGGGACAGCAAGGACATTTACCGGCAGCGCTCACGGGCACTGGTACGGGGGCAGCATCCGGACTGGCCAGCTACTCGGGTGGAGGCAGCAGCTCGGGACCAGTTCCAGAAAGCTGCACAGGCCTGGATGGCAGGCACCCTCAAGCTGGGCCAAGCACTGAGGCCTCGTGGCCTCTGGGGCTTCTATGGCTTCCCTGACTGCTATAACTATGATTTTCTAAGCCCCAACTATACAGGCGAGTGCCCACCAGGTATTGGTGCCCAGAATGACCAACTAGGATGGCTATGGCGCCAGAGCCGTGCCCTCTACCCCAGCATCTACTTGCCCACAGAGCTGGAGGGCACAGGGAAGGGACAGATGTATGTGCGGCACCGTGTAGGTGAGGCATTCCGTGTGGCTGAGGATGTTGGGGACCCCTATCTGCCAGTGCTGCCCTATGCTCAGATCTTCTATGACAACACGAACCGCGTTCTGCCCCTG GACGAACTGGAGCACAGCCTAGGGGAAAGTGCAGCCCAGGGGGCAGCAGGAGTGGTGCTCTGGGTAAGCTGGGAGAACACAAGAACCAAG GAATCATGCCAGGCCATCAAGGAGTATGTGGACACCACCCTGGGGCCCTTCATCCTCAACGTGACCAGTGGGGTTCTTCTGTGCAGTCAAGCCCTATGCTCAGGCCATGGTCGCTGTGTCAGGCGCCCTAGCTACCCTGAGGCCCTCCTCTTCCTCAACCCCACCAGTTTCTCCATCCAGCTCCCTCCTGGTGGCAGGCCCTTGACCCTACAAGGTGCCCTCTCCCGTGAGGATCGGATGAGGATGGCTGTGGAGTTTCAATGTCACTGCTATCGTGGCTGGAAGGGAGTGCGGTGTGAGCAGCAGGGCATGCGGTAA
- the HYAL2 gene encoding hyaluronidase-2 has translation MWAGLGPALTLALVVVAWAAQLKPTAPPIFTGRPFVVAWDVPTQDCGPRLKVPLDLKAFDVQASPNEGFVNQNITIFYHDRLGLYPRFSSVGRSVHGGVPQNGSLWAHLKMLQEHVEHYIRSQEPAGLAVIDWEDWRPVWVRNWQDKDIYRQSSRQLVAVRHPDWPADRVVKQAQYEFEFAARQFMLETLRFVKAVRPRHLWGFYLFPDCYNHDYVQNWETYTGRCPDVEVSRNDQLAWLWAESTALFPSVYLDETLASSTHGRNFVSFRVQEALRVAHTHHANHALPVYVFTRPTYSRRLTGLSEMDLISTIGESAALGAAGVILWGDAGYTTSTETCQYLKDYLKRLLVPYVVNVSWAAQYCSWAQCHGHGRCVRRDPSANTFLHLSASSFRLVPSHVPGEPQLRPEGELSWADLNHLQTHFRCQCYLGWGGEQCQWDHTRAAGGARGAWAGSHLTGPLAVAALVLTWTS, from the exons atgtgggcaggcctgggccctgccctcacaCTGGCCCTGGTGGTGGTGGCATGGGCCGCCCAGCTCAAACCCACAGCACCACCCATCTTTACCGGCCGGCCCTTTGTGGTAGCATGGGATGTGCCCACACAAGACTGTGGCCCTCGTCTCAAGGTACCACTGGACCTGAAGGCCTTTGATGTGCAGGCCTCACCCAATGAGGGTTTTGTGAACCAGAACATCACCATCTTCTACCATGACCGGCTGGGCCTGTATCCACGCTTCAGTTCAGTGGGGAGGTCTGTGCATGGTGGTGTGCCACAGAATGGCAGCCTCTGGGCACATCTGAAGATGCTGCAGGAACATGTGGAGCACTACATTCGTTCGCAGGAGCCTGCAGGCCTGGCAGTCATCGACTGGGAGGACTGGCGGCCTGTGTGGGTGCGCAATTGGCAGGATAAGGACATATACCGCCAGTCATCGCGCCAGCTGGTGGCCGTTCGCCACCCTGACTGGCCTGCAGACCGTGTGGTGAAGCAGGCGCAGTACGAGTTTGAGTTTGCTGCCCGGCAGTTCATGCTGGAGACACTGCGCTTCGTCAAGGCAGTTCGGCCACGGCACCTCTGGGGCTTCTACCTCTTCCCCGACTGTTACAACCACGACTATGTGCAGAACTGGGAGACCTACACCGGCCGCTGCCCTGACGTTGAGGTCTCCCGGAATGATCAGCTGGCCTGGCTCTGGGCCGAGAGCACAGCCCTCTTCCCTTCTGTTTACCTGGACGAGACGCTTGCGTCCTCCACCCATGGCCGCAACTTTGTCAGCTTCCGAGTTCAGGAGGCCCTTCGCGTGGCTCACACCCACCACGCCAACCATGCGCTCCCGGTCTACGTCTTCACACGACCCACCTATAGCCGCAGGCTCACAGGCCTTAGCGAG ATGGATCTCATCTCCACCATTGGTGAGAGTGCAGCCCTGGGCGCGGCCGGGGTCATCCTCTGGGGCGATGCAGGCTACACCACTAGCACG GAGACCTGCCAGTACCTCAAGGATTACCTGAAGCGGCTGCTGGTTCCCTACGTAGTCAACGTGTCCTGGGCCGCCCAGTATTGCAGTTGGGCACAGTGCCATGGCCACGGGCGCTGCGTACGCCGTGACCCCAGCGCCAATACCTTTCTGCACCTCAGTGCCAGCAGCTTCCGCCTGGTGCCTAGCCACGTACCTGGTGAGCCCCAGCTTCGACCAGAGGGCGAGCTCAGCTGGGCTGATCTCAACCACCTGCAGACACACTTCCGCTGCCAGTGCTACTTAGGCTGGGGTGGCGAGCAATGCCAGTGGGACCATACACGGGCAGctgggggtgcccggggggcCTGGGCTGGGTCCCACCTCACCGGCCCGCTGGCTGTGGCAGCCCTGGTGCTCACCTGGACTTCATAG
- the TUSC2 gene encoding tumor suppressor candidate 2, with amino-acid sequence MGASGSKARGLWPFASAAGGGGPESAVAEQALVRPRGRVVPPFVFTRRGSMFYDEDGDLAHEFYEETIVTKNGQKRAKLRRVHKNLIPQGIVKLDPPRIHVDFPVILYEV; translated from the exons ATGGGCGCCAGCGGCTCCAAAGCTCGGGGCCTGTGGCCCTTCGCctcggcggcggggggcggcggcccgGAGTCGGCAGTCGCTGAGCAAGCTTTGGTGCGGCCGCGAGGTCGAGTCGTGCCCCCCTTCGTATTCACACGCCGCGG CTCCATGTTCTATGACGAGGATGGGGATCTGGCTCATGAGTTCTACGAGGAGACAATCGTCACCAAGAACGGGCAGAAGCGGGCCAAGCTGAGGCGGGTGCATAAGAACCTGATTCCTCAG GGCATCGTGAAGCTGGATCCTCCCCGCATCCACGTGGATTTTCCTGTGATCCTCTATGAGGTGTGA